TGCTAGCAACATTGTGCAAGGGCAAGGTGATTTCTTAAGTTTATCCAGCACCAATCAAGCAACCATTTGTAGCTCTTTTATAGATCTAGGAATAAGAAATAATTCACGCCAAAGCGATCGCATTTCCTAGCTTTCCGCTAACCTTAAATCAGATCCAAATCCATCAAAATTAATCAAAGAATTCTCTATCTACGTCGTTGTTAAACTGAAATGAATTTATTCGACCAGGATTTGATTCTTCTGGTTTTATTTCAACACATCTACTTCAATATCAACCAATTCACCAATTTAGGAATTTTTGTGCCAGAACACTGAGTTGCGAAATTCAATTTATCCCTTTAGAGAAATCTTTAAAGAGCAAATTCATTTAGGCTGGCACACTCCTTCGCTGAGTTATAAATTCAAAAGCCACAGATCTAACAACTCTCTAACTGTCACCAGCCATGCCAAAAAACAAAAGCTGATTTTTAGTTCCATCGCAAGCTTCTAGAGATTTCAATCCCCTTGTTAACCTTATCTTTACGCTTTAGTTGTATTCTTTTCTCGTTTGCTAAATAAGCAGTCCAGCAAAATTACTCCGAACCTGACAATGGCGCTTCACTTTAACTTTGCTCATCGAGCTTTTCTGACTTCTGCGATCGCCCTGACGGTCGGTTTGGCTTCCTGCCAACAAACTCCCCCCAGCGGTCCTCAAGGTAGCAGCCCCGCACCCGCTGGCAATACTGCCGCCAACAGCAATGCAGGTGGTGGTCAAACTATTGCTTTAAGTGGCGCTGGCGCTAGCTTCCCCGCTCCCTTGTATCAGCGCTGGTTCTCTGAGTACAAGAAGCAAAACCCCACTGTTGAAATCAGCTACCAGTCGGTTGGTAGTGGTGCTGGCGTTAAGCAGTTTTTGGCCGAAACAGTAGATTTCGGAGCCTCAGACGCACCCCTCAAAGAAGATGAGCGGCAAGGATTTCCGGCTAAGCGGGGCCAAGCCATTCAAATTCCTATGACAGGTGGTGCTGTTGTCTTTGCCTACAATCTAGATGGCGTTGACAACCTCAAGCTATCGCGCGAAGCCTACTGCGGCATTGTGCAAGGTGACATTAAAACCTGGAATGATCCCAAGATTGTTCAAGACAACCCTGGTGTAAATCTACCCAGCAACCCCATCACCTTTGTTCACCGCTCTGATGGTAGCGGTACCACCTTTATCTTTACGACTCACCTGAAAGCAGCTTGCCCCAATTGGACTGCGGGTGCCTCTAAAGCTGTACAGTGGCCCGCTGGTTTTGTCGGTGCTAAAGGCAACGAAGGTGTCACCGCTCAGGTTCAGCAAACTCCCGGTGCAGTTGGCTATACCGAGTACTCCTACGCCAAAGAGAACAACCTCAAATCAGCTACGCTACAAAATAAGGGGGGTGAATTTATTGCACCTAGCCCTGAAGCATCTGCAAAAGCATTTGCTGGCGTGACCGTTCCAGAAGACTTTTCTTTGGTGATTCCTGACCCAGAAGCTAAAGACGCTTATCCCATTAATGGTTTGACCTGGTTGCTGGTTTACAGCCAGTACGACGATCCAGCCAAAGCAGATGCGTTGAAAAACATGGTCAAGTGGGCACTCTCTAATGGCGACCAGTATGCTCAGGAGTTAGGCTATGTGCCTTTACCCGATGAGCTGGCCAACCGAGTTGTCGCAACTCTTGATACCATTAAGGTTGCCGCCGCAACTCCGGCACAATAAGCTATTTGGTGCTATTTAGTTTCCGTAGGTAGCTCTTCAGTACCTACGGAACGTCTTTAATTAGTAGAGGAAATCATGACTTTGCTGGTCAGAGATTCTCAGGAGACAATTCATCAACGGTCTCCAATCTCCCGGTATGTGAATATTGGCTTTAAGTGGCTCACTGGCTTCTTTGCAGTGGCAATTGGTTTAACGCTATTGGCGATCGCCTGGCAGGTCGCCAACCAGTCCTGGCCTGCAATCCAGCAATTTGGCTTGGGTTTTCTGACCTCTAGCGCCTGGAATCCGGTTGAAGATCAGTACGGAGCTTGGCCATCGATCTACGGAACTTTAGTCAGCTCCTTTATTGCTCTGTTGCTATCGTTACCCATCGGTGTAGGCGTGGCTCTGTTCCTCAGCGAGGATTTTTTGCCACCCCGCATCCAGCAGCCTTTGGTATTTCTCATTGAGTTGCTCGCAGCAATTCCCAGTGTTGTTTATGGCTTATGGGGCATTTTTGTCCTCATTCCTTTGGTCGGCAAACTAGCTCTTTGGCTGCACCAGCACTTGGGCTGGGTTCCCTTCTTTAGCACCCCTCCACGCGGACCAGGGATGTACATCGCAGGAGTCATCCTGGCTATTATGACTCTGCCGATCATTGCAGCTATTTCCCGTGATGCTTTAGTGGCGGTGCCTTCTGAGTTGCGGCAAGCTTCCTATGGTTTGGGCGCGACTCGCTGGGAAACCATCTTCAAAGTCATGCTGCCTTCCGCTTTCTCTGGCATTGTTGGGGCGACGATGCTGGGATTGGGTCGGGCTTTGGGTGAAACAATGGCGGTCACGATGGTGATTGGCAACGCCAACACGGTCAGCCCATCAATCTTCTCTCCAGCCACCACGATCGCCTCACTCTTGGCGAATCAATTTGCTGAGGCATCAGGGCTGCAAATTTCGTCACTGATGTACACCGCCTTAATTTTGTTTGCCTTAACGCTGGTAGTCAATATTCTGGCTGAACTCTTGGTCCGCTCAATGAGGCAGAGCCTTTAGTATTGAGGCTGAATTGGCTCACTTAAAGATTTAGTCAAAATCGAGATCTAGCAACTAGTCGCTTATATGGCTGATTTCCCCATTCCTTCACCGCCTCCCTTTTCGCCGCGCAGCTTGATGCGGTCTCGGACCTCACCTCGGACTTTGTTCTCCGCCGCCATGACTGGGTTGGTGTTTATTGCGGCCGCGATCGCCTTATTGCCTTTGGTGGCAGTGTTGACCTATGTCATTCTCAATGGAGCCGATCGACTGAGCTTAGATTTATTCACCCAATTGCCACCTCCACCACTCGTCAAAGGCGGCGGATTTGGCAATGCCATTCTGGGTACCTTACTTACTGTCGGCATTGGAGCCGCCATTAGCATCCCTGCTGGGATTTTAGGCGCAATCTTTCTCTCAGAATTTGCTAGAGATACCACCCTCGCTTCTTGGGTTGACTTCTTTAACAACGTCCTCAGTGGTGTCCCTTCAATTGTCGTTGGGGTTTTTGCCTACAGTGTCGTGGTGCTGACTACAGGTACTTTCTCTGCCCTTGCTGGAGGTGTCGCTCTTGCCGTTCTGATGTTGCCAATCGTGGTTAGAACTGCGGCTGAGGCACTAGAATCAGTGCCGAATGAAATTCGTCAGGCTGCCGTGGGGTTAGGAGCCACTGAATTTCAAACTGTGGCCCGTGTCGTCTTACCTGCTGCGATCCCAGCAATTTTGACTGGGGTGATGTTGTCGGTGGCCAGAGCTGCCGGGGAAACCGCACCTCTAATTTTCACCGCCTTATTTAGTCAGTATTGGGCGCGGGGTGTGATGCAACCAACTCCCACCCTATCTGTTCTAATCTTCAACTATGCCATTACGCCTTACAAGAATCAGCAAGAGCTAGCTTGGGCAGGCTCCCTAGTCCTCGTGGCTTTGGTACTAGTCACTAGCATCTTGGCTCGTTGGCTGACTCGACGTAAGGCTTAACCCCAGATTGATGAATTTTACTCAGCCACACGAAAAGAAAGGTTGAATAGAATGTAAGATATCTGTGCGTCCTCAGGAATGTTTGCGATCGCCTGCTTTAAGAGTTGGCTATACCCGGAAATTTGGGTTTCAAGTTTATGACTTAATTGGATAACTACATTTGGTGGCAACGCCTGACAGTGCGAGGTAAGTTGCTAGCTTGCATTTGAATAGAAACATTCTGAATCATTTCAACTAATTAGAGGCGAACTAATCCATTCGGGTTAACTTTATGCATACTCATAGTCCCATTGCCAGTCAGACGGATACCGTTTTACGTGCAGAAAACCTGAACGTTTATTACGGCAGCTTCCGCGCCCTCCGCAATATTTCCTTGGATATTGCCAAAAATCAAATTACAGCTCTTATTGGCCCTTCTGGCTGTGGTAAGAGCACCTTGCTGCGCTGCTTCAACCGTCTCAACGACTTGATTAAGGGATTTAAGGCCGATGGTAGAGTTTACTACCACGCTCAAGACCTCTATGCCTCTGAAGTCGATCCGGTCGAAGTTAGACGCCGAATTGGCATGGTATTTCAGAAGCCGAATCCTTTCCCCAAATCAATTTACGACAACGTCGCCTTTGGTCCTCGGCTCGTTGGCTATAAAGGGGATATGGATGAATTGGTTGAGCAATCTCTCAAACAGGCCGCGCTTTGGGGCGAAGTTAAAGACAAACTGCGAGAGAGCGGCTTAGCTTTATCGGGTGGGCAACAACAACGGTTGTGTATTGCCCGTGCGATCGCGGTGCAACCGGATATTATTTTGATGGATGAACCTGCTTCAGCCTTAGACCCCATCTCAACCCTCCGCATCGAAGATTTAATGCAGGAGTTGAAGCAGCAATATACGATCGTAATTGTGACGCACAATATGCAGCAAGCGTCTCGGGCCTCCGATCGCACTGCTTTTTTCAACGTTGAGGAAAACGAGAAAGGCGGACGCAGTGGTTATCTAGTTGAATACGATCGCACCGAAATCATTTTCCAAAGTCCACAACAGCAGATTACGCAAGAATACGTGAGCGGTCGCTTCGGATAATTGTTAATCATTGCTAGCGCCAAGCTTCAGCCCTAACGAGATTAAATATTTGCATTTAACTGCATCCAGCAATCTTCTTTGTCTGGATTATTTTTTTTGAGAGCAATTTCGTCTTTACTCTCAATACCTATCTCTTAGGAAGGTGATCCCCTAGTACCGATACAAGATAGGATTAACGTTAATTTTCTGATTTAATCCTGTTCTTTTTCGGTAATACATTATGAAACGCTATCTGTCACGTTTGCTAGCTCTGATTCTAGTGGTTACGGTTGGTCTGGCAGGATGCAGTGGCGACCAGCTCAGCGGCAACTATCGGCAAGATACTCTTACGCTCGTTAACAGTTTGCGAGAAACCATTGAATTGCCTCAAGACGCTCCCAATCGTGTCTCTCTTCAAACAGAAGCTCGCCAGAAAATTAATGACTTCGCCTCACGGTATCGCCGGGATGACTCTGTAACCAAGCTGAGTTCTTTTACGACTATGAGAACTGCTTTGAATGCTCTGGCAGGGCACTATAGCTCTTACCCCAATCGCCCGCTACCACAAAAGCTTAGAGACCGCTTGCAGCAGGAGTTGACCCAAGTCGAAACGGCTCTCAACCGAGGCGCTTAATTTTTTAGCTTCAGCAGACCCAGTTGGCATCGTAACTTTCGTAGCAGATTTTAAGATCTTCCGTTAGTTAACGTCGCGCGAGCGCAATTTTTGGCATCATTTCATTCTCACTATAAAATCGCCTTAGATCCGAGTTGGCTTTGGATCTAAGGCGATTTTGATTTCTCAGGTTTAACCCAAGTTGGCAGTCTTCAGTTGACGACGCTTTGAGCAGGCTCAGAAACCTTCTCGTCTTCCCGTAGCACCTCAGTCAAGATGGAAGCTGGACGCTGTCGATGGGGCCAAGCAAAGGCGTGCTTGAAAGCTGCATCTTGGCAAGCTTGAAGTTCCTTGAAGCCAATCACGTCATAGGTCAACAGATTTTCGTACTCGAACGGCAAGCGAACATTGTGCAACCCTGCATTATCTGTGCAGATGGCAATATCTACCCCTGCTTCAAAGCAGCGATCGAATACTAGTTTGAGTTGGCGAATATCCTCTAGAGTGCCCGTCTTGAGATACGTGGTCGGACAGACTTCCAAGCATTGATTTTGCTGAGCTAACTCTGGCAAAAGTTCTGGATATCGCAGCGGAATCTGAATTCCGTGACCAATCCGCATCAAATAAGGCAGTAGTTCTGGATAACTACCATCTGTAGTTTCGTACACATGCCCAGTAGTGTTGAGTCCCAGCGATCGCGCGTAGGCATACAACTCCGTAAACTCATCAAGCCGCTCCGCATAATAGGCATCGCCCCCAGCTAAATCAATGCCACAAACATAGGTGCGATTTTGAGCCGATAATTCCACGATGGCTCGGTTTACGGCATACGGTAAGCGGGAGTGCATACACAAGATCTGGCTCGTCACGATCGGGTATTCACTCAGCTGACTAGCCTGCCCCACAATCTCGACAATTTGAGCCATCTGGTCGATCCGCTCAGTTTGGGGCAAATGGTCTGGCGTCCGCAAATAAGGGGTATAGCGCAACTCTAAATACGCAAGATTCTCAAAGATATAAGCGCCCCGAATCAAGCGGTAGATAAAGTAAGGTAATGTCTTGGCACTCTGGACATTTTCTACCAGCGTATGTAATTCTAGATACTCATCTAGGGTTTTACGAGGCCGAGTGTAGAATTCCTCAAACTCTGGGTACTCTGGAAAGCGTTGAGCTAAATCCGACTGACTGCGATGAAAGTAGCGCCAGAGTACCCGAGGGACAACTGAACCGCCTAAGTGACGGTGTAGCTCAGCATATAAAGACACGGCAACCTCATTCAAAAAATAAGTTGACAATCGCCTGCCTGTCTCAGGAAAAAGAGCACAGTTAGATTAAATCAGCTAACTGCACCCCTCTGGTCCCAGTCAGCAGCTGCCATTAAATTGTGTAAATCCTTCTTCAACTATAGACAAATCTATGGAAGACCGGAGGGTTTCTAAAATGGCTGCCAACAGATTTTTCAACTTCTATCTTGAGGTTGACACTTGTTACGTTGGTTGCCGATAATCGTAATTTGTGTGAAGTCTAGCACTAGAAAAACCCTTGGCTAACGTAGTTGTAATTGGGGCCCAGTGGGGCGACGAAGGAAAAGGTAAGATTACCGACCTGCTCAGCAAATCAGCAGATGTTGTTGTACGTTACCAAGGGGGTGTCAATGCTGGGCACACCGTGGTGGTTAAGGACAAAACTTTTAAGCTGCATCTGATCCCTTCTGGCATTCTTTATCCCGACACAGAATGCATTATTGGATCGGGTACGGTTATCGATCCCAAAATCTTAATTGAGGAGTTGGATCAGCTCGATAAGTTGAATGTTTCAACTAAAAACCTGCTGATCTCCGAAACTGCCCATGTAACAATGCCTTACCATCGCTTGATTGATCAAGCATCGGAAGAGCGGCGCGGCAGTCACAAAATTGGCACCACCGGGCGTGGAATTGGTCCCACCTATGCTGATAAGTCCGAGCGGACGGGCATCCGGGTGATGGATTTGATGAATGCAGAATCCCTCCGGAAGCAGCTCAATTGGGCGATCAACTACAAGAACGTCATTTTAGAAAAGCTGTATAACTTGCCACCGCTCGATCCAGAAGCAGTGATTGCTGAGTATCTAGAATATGCTGAGCGGTTGCGGCCTCATGTCGTCGATTGCTCACTCAAGATCTACGATGCCATTCAACGCCGTCGCAATATCTTGTTTGAAGGTGCCCAAGGCACACTCCTGGATCTAGACCACGGTACCTATCCTTACGTCACCTCCTCTAATCCGGTAGCGGGTGGCGCTTGTGTCGGCGCTGGCGTTGGCCCTACCATGATCGATCGCGTGATTGGGGTGGCGAAAGCTTATACAACTCGTGTCGGTGAAGGCCCTTTCCCCACTGAACTCGATGGAGAGGTGGGTGAGTTGCTCTGCGATCGCGGTGCAGAATTTGGCACCACCACGGGTCGGAAGCGGCGTTGTGGCTGGTTTGATGCCGTGATTGGTCGCTACGCCGTTCGCATCAACGGCTTAGACTGCTTGGCCATTACTAAGCTAGACGTGCTGGATGAGTTGGACGAAATTAAAGTTTGCGTCGCCTACGAGATTGAAGGTCAACGCTGCGAAGACTTCCCCAGTAGTGCTCGTCGCTTTGCTCACTGCAAACCCATCTACAAGAGCCTCCCTGGTTGGAAGCAATCAACGGCTGATTGCCGCTCTTTAGAAGATCTGCCGAAGCAAGCCTTAGACTACCTGAAATTCTTAGCTGAGTTGATGGAAGTGCCGATCGCGATCGTATCTCTAGGGGCGAGTCGCGACCAAACCATCATTGTGGAAGACCCCATTCACGGACCGAAGCGAGCTTTGCTCTACGCTAACGGTGCGGCTGTTGCTGCTGAGGTCTAGAACAAACGCTTTCTAGGATGACTGCACTTTATGGGCACCTATACACCTACCGTTAGCAGGATTTAAGTTACTGTGCTCTGCGTTAGCCTGAAGGGCCATAGCGGAGCACAGTTTTTTTTATGCTACTGAACCTGGAGTGTCAAAAACGGGAGTCTGGAACTAAGCCGGGAGCGCTACGACGTGCTGGCAAGACTCCTGCTGTTTTGTATGGACATAAAGGGGCAGAGTCAATTTCCTTAACCTTGGATGCCAAAGTAGCGGAAAGCTTAGTTGATAAAGCCACTCTGAACAATACATTGGTGCAACTGAGCATTCCCAGCTTAGGGTGGAGTGGCAAGACGTTGCTCCGCGAAGTTCAAACTCACGCTTGGAAGCCGTCAATTTATCACCTCAGCTTCTTTGCGATTGAGTCGCAATCTAGCATTCACGTTCAGGTACCTATCCATCCCACGGGTGAAGCCCCAGGAGTCAAGCTGGAGCAAGGTTCTCTGGATACAGTTTTGACGGAAGTGCAGATCCAATGCCCTCCTGGAAGTATCCCTGACTTTATTGAAGTGGATATTTCCGAGCTTCATGTGGGCGATATGGTACATATCAGCGATCTAAAATTGCCTGATGGTGCCGTTGCGCTAGAAGATCCAGCCCAGGTAGTCATGATCGTCATCGGACCTAGAAGCACTGCCGCAGCAGAGCAAGAGGAAGCAACAACTACGGAATCAGCTGCCGCCACATAAGTCTGAAATACAAGTTTCGAGCCAAACAGAGTTATAAGAGCCAGGGTTACACCTGGCTTTTTTGTGGGAGCTTTTTGATTGGGCAGGTTGTTTTGGGCTGAATTTACTGGATATTAGAGAGTATGACAGACACTTCTCTTCCCCCTTTTATTCAACAGATGCTGGAGCCAGGATTTTATCCCCATCCTGTCGTAGAGCCGATCCAGCTAATTCAGACTCACGTTTCCTATGTACTGCTGACAGGTGATTATGCTTATAAAGCCAAAAAACCCGTTAACTTTGGCTTTTTAGATTTCGATACGCTGGAAAAACGCCATCACTTCTGCGAAGAAGAGCTGCGTCTCAATCAACGCGGTGCGGCAGAGCTGTATATCGAGATTCTGCCCTTGACGCAGAGTGGCGATCGCTATACCCTAGGTGGCTCCGGCGCTCCGGTCGAGTACGTGATCAAGATGCGGCAGTTTCCCCAAGAAACGCTATTCACGAACTTGTTCGATCGCGGAGAGTTAACCGCAACCCGTTTGGTAGAGTTAGCCCAAGAACTCGCAAGTTTTCATGCTAAAGCAGCTAGTAGCGACTATATCCGCAGCTTTGGTGAGGTAGACCAGATCCGAGTGGCGATCGATGAAAACTACGACCAAACCCAAGGCTATGTAGGCGGGCCGCAAACTCAGCAGCAGCTCGACGAAACTCGCAGCTACACCGATCGCTTGTTTGCAGAACAGAAAACTCTGTTCGACAGTCGTATTCAGAACGGCTGGATTCGTGAGTGTCACGGGGACGTGCATTTGCGGAATATTTGCCTGTGGCAAGACAAGATTTTGCTGTTCGACTGCATTGAGTTCAACGAGCCGTTTCGCTTTGTTGATGTCATGTTCGATGTCGCTTACATCGTCATGGACCTTGATGCCCGCGATCGCACCGACTTAAGCAATGTTTTCTTAAACGCTTATGTAGAGCAAACGGGAGACTGGGAAGGGTTGCAAGTTCTACCTTTCTATCTCAGTCGGCAATCTTATGTCCGGGCCAAGGTTACTTCGTTCTTGCTGGGTGATCCGGCAGTCCCGGAAGCCGAGAAGCAAGCTGCTGCTGAAACCGCCGCCCGCTATTACCGTTTAGCTTGGCAGTATACCCAACCGCAGCAGGGGCGATTGATTTTGATGTCTGGGTTGTCTGGCTCTGGCAAGAGTACTACGGCGCGCCAAGTGGCAGGTGAGATTGGCGGTATTCACATTCGCTCTGATGCGGTGCGGAAACATTTGGGCGGCATTCCCCTCCAGCAACGGGGTGGCGCTGATCTTTATACGCCAGAGATGACCCAGAAAACCTACGATCGCCTACTCAAACTTGGCACGACCTTAGCCGCGCAAGGTTTCCCGGTGATTCTGGATGCTAAGTACGATCGCCAAGCTTTACGGGCTGAGGCGATCGCTCAAGCTCAAGCTCATCAATTACCGCTGCAAATTCTTTATTGCACGGCTCCAGAAGCTGTGTTGCACGATCGCTTGCAGCAACGCAGCAACGACATCGCGGATGCCACGGCAGATTTACTCGCTCAACAGCAGATGGCCCCCTTTACGGCGGATGAGCAAGCTTTCGTGACCACCCTGGACACCACGAAAGACTTAACATCCTTGCTCACGCAGACTCTGCAATCCCTATAGGGATAGGAGAAAAAGACGGTGGCCAAGTCTTCTAGGTTTTCAGGCGGATTTGCAGTAGGACTGAAGTGGTCTTTATTCTTTCTGCTCTGCTTTTTCATCCTGGGTTACTCCGCCGTCTTTAGTGTCCTTCTCGCCTCAATGGGGGGATTTGCCACTAGCTTGATCACAGATTGGTGGAATGCTAAAGCTGATCCTCAACCTGCGACAACTTCAGATGCGGCAGGCAACCAAGCGAATCAGCCTAAAGCAGAACGAGTCCTGACCCGCGCTGAAAAATGGCAACGAGCCACTGGCACTCATCGCAGGCGTCTCCCCAGATTAAAGTGGCCGTTTGGCAAAAGGTAAAATCAAGCTCATGACTAACTCCCC
This DNA window, taken from Trichocoleus sp. FACHB-46, encodes the following:
- the pstS gene encoding phosphate ABC transporter substrate-binding protein PstS; this encodes MALHFNFAHRAFLTSAIALTVGLASCQQTPPSGPQGSSPAPAGNTAANSNAGGGQTIALSGAGASFPAPLYQRWFSEYKKQNPTVEISYQSVGSGAGVKQFLAETVDFGASDAPLKEDERQGFPAKRGQAIQIPMTGGAVVFAYNLDGVDNLKLSREAYCGIVQGDIKTWNDPKIVQDNPGVNLPSNPITFVHRSDGSGTTFIFTTHLKAACPNWTAGASKAVQWPAGFVGAKGNEGVTAQVQQTPGAVGYTEYSYAKENNLKSATLQNKGGEFIAPSPEASAKAFAGVTVPEDFSLVIPDPEAKDAYPINGLTWLLVYSQYDDPAKADALKNMVKWALSNGDQYAQELGYVPLPDELANRVVATLDTIKVAAATPAQ
- the pstC gene encoding phosphate ABC transporter permease subunit PstC, whose translation is MTLLVRDSQETIHQRSPISRYVNIGFKWLTGFFAVAIGLTLLAIAWQVANQSWPAIQQFGLGFLTSSAWNPVEDQYGAWPSIYGTLVSSFIALLLSLPIGVGVALFLSEDFLPPRIQQPLVFLIELLAAIPSVVYGLWGIFVLIPLVGKLALWLHQHLGWVPFFSTPPRGPGMYIAGVILAIMTLPIIAAISRDALVAVPSELRQASYGLGATRWETIFKVMLPSAFSGIVGATMLGLGRALGETMAVTMVIGNANTVSPSIFSPATTIASLLANQFAEASGLQISSLMYTALILFALTLVVNILAELLVRSMRQSL
- the pstA gene encoding phosphate ABC transporter permease PstA, which gives rise to MADFPIPSPPPFSPRSLMRSRTSPRTLFSAAMTGLVFIAAAIALLPLVAVLTYVILNGADRLSLDLFTQLPPPPLVKGGGFGNAILGTLLTVGIGAAISIPAGILGAIFLSEFARDTTLASWVDFFNNVLSGVPSIVVGVFAYSVVVLTTGTFSALAGGVALAVLMLPIVVRTAAEALESVPNEIRQAAVGLGATEFQTVARVVLPAAIPAILTGVMLSVARAAGETAPLIFTALFSQYWARGVMQPTPTLSVLIFNYAITPYKNQQELAWAGSLVLVALVLVTSILARWLTRRKA
- the pstB gene encoding phosphate ABC transporter ATP-binding protein PstB, whose protein sequence is MHTHSPIASQTDTVLRAENLNVYYGSFRALRNISLDIAKNQITALIGPSGCGKSTLLRCFNRLNDLIKGFKADGRVYYHAQDLYASEVDPVEVRRRIGMVFQKPNPFPKSIYDNVAFGPRLVGYKGDMDELVEQSLKQAALWGEVKDKLRESGLALSGGQQQRLCIARAIAVQPDIILMDEPASALDPISTLRIEDLMQELKQQYTIVIVTHNMQQASRASDRTAFFNVEENEKGGRSGYLVEYDRTEIIFQSPQQQITQEYVSGRFG
- the psb27 gene encoding photosystem II protein Psb27, which encodes MKRYLSRLLALILVVTVGLAGCSGDQLSGNYRQDTLTLVNSLRETIELPQDAPNRVSLQTEARQKINDFASRYRRDDSVTKLSSFTTMRTALNALAGHYSSYPNRPLPQKLRDRLQQELTQVETALNRGA
- a CDS encoding adenosine deaminase; this encodes MSLYAELHRHLGGSVVPRVLWRYFHRSQSDLAQRFPEYPEFEEFYTRPRKTLDEYLELHTLVENVQSAKTLPYFIYRLIRGAYIFENLAYLELRYTPYLRTPDHLPQTERIDQMAQIVEIVGQASQLSEYPIVTSQILCMHSRLPYAVNRAIVELSAQNRTYVCGIDLAGGDAYYAERLDEFTELYAYARSLGLNTTGHVYETTDGSYPELLPYLMRIGHGIQIPLRYPELLPELAQQNQCLEVCPTTYLKTGTLEDIRQLKLVFDRCFEAGVDIAICTDNAGLHNVRLPFEYENLLTYDVIGFKELQACQDAAFKHAFAWPHRQRPASILTEVLREDEKVSEPAQSVVN
- a CDS encoding adenylosuccinate synthase, with product MANVVVIGAQWGDEGKGKITDLLSKSADVVVRYQGGVNAGHTVVVKDKTFKLHLIPSGILYPDTECIIGSGTVIDPKILIEELDQLDKLNVSTKNLLISETAHVTMPYHRLIDQASEERRGSHKIGTTGRGIGPTYADKSERTGIRVMDLMNAESLRKQLNWAINYKNVILEKLYNLPPLDPEAVIAEYLEYAERLRPHVVDCSLKIYDAIQRRRNILFEGAQGTLLDLDHGTYPYVTSSNPVAGGACVGAGVGPTMIDRVIGVAKAYTTRVGEGPFPTELDGEVGELLCDRGAEFGTTTGRKRRCGWFDAVIGRYAVRINGLDCLAITKLDVLDELDEIKVCVAYEIEGQRCEDFPSSARRFAHCKPIYKSLPGWKQSTADCRSLEDLPKQALDYLKFLAELMEVPIAIVSLGASRDQTIIVEDPIHGPKRALLYANGAAVAAEV
- a CDS encoding 50S ribosomal protein L25/general stress protein Ctc; its protein translation is MLLNLECQKRESGTKPGALRRAGKTPAVLYGHKGAESISLTLDAKVAESLVDKATLNNTLVQLSIPSLGWSGKTLLREVQTHAWKPSIYHLSFFAIESQSSIHVQVPIHPTGEAPGVKLEQGSLDTVLTEVQIQCPPGSIPDFIEVDISELHVGDMVHISDLKLPDGAVALEDPAQVVMIVIGPRSTAAAEQEEATTTESAAAT
- a CDS encoding AAA family ATPase, producing the protein MTDTSLPPFIQQMLEPGFYPHPVVEPIQLIQTHVSYVLLTGDYAYKAKKPVNFGFLDFDTLEKRHHFCEEELRLNQRGAAELYIEILPLTQSGDRYTLGGSGAPVEYVIKMRQFPQETLFTNLFDRGELTATRLVELAQELASFHAKAASSDYIRSFGEVDQIRVAIDENYDQTQGYVGGPQTQQQLDETRSYTDRLFAEQKTLFDSRIQNGWIRECHGDVHLRNICLWQDKILLFDCIEFNEPFRFVDVMFDVAYIVMDLDARDRTDLSNVFLNAYVEQTGDWEGLQVLPFYLSRQSYVRAKVTSFLLGDPAVPEAEKQAAAETAARYYRLAWQYTQPQQGRLILMSGLSGSGKSTTARQVAGEIGGIHIRSDAVRKHLGGIPLQQRGGADLYTPEMTQKTYDRLLKLGTTLAAQGFPVILDAKYDRQALRAEAIAQAQAHQLPLQILYCTAPEAVLHDRLQQRSNDIADATADLLAQQQMAPFTADEQAFVTTLDTTKDLTSLLTQTLQSL